From Pseudomonas arsenicoxydans:
CCCTCTGCGAGCAGCCATTGGGCAATTCCGGCATTCAAACTGCCGGTGGCCGGGTCTTCCGGCATGCCATCACCCGAGATGAAGGCCCGCACTTCGAACTGTGCATCATCGCCATCGCGCTCGGGATTCCACGGTGCAATGACGCCAACGGCGAGGCCGAGCATTTGTGAGTGATCCGGCTGCAGATCCAGCACCTGCTGGCGATCCTCGACCATTACCGCCAGCCAGCCGGCGCCGTTATCGACCCACTGCGCCCGGACAATCACGCCGGGCTCCAGTCGCAGTCCGCGACGCACGCGCTCGACCACATCGGCCTCCACCGGCCCGGTCCTGATCAATGGTGGCGCGAGAAAAGCCAGCTCCGCACCCTGCCGGCGGATCCGCACCAGCCCGACGCCACACTCCTGAATGACCTCCTCACCCTTGGGAATGCCACCGGCCTCCAGCCACGCGTGACAAGTGCCCAGCGTCGGATGACCGGCAAACGGCAGCTCGCTCAGAGTGGTGAAGATCCTCACGCGATAATCCGCACGGGGGTCGCGCGGTTCGAGGATGAAGGTGGTTTCGCTGAGGTTGGTCCAGCTCGCGAACGCCGCCATGCGCTCATCACTGAGCTCATCGGCACCGAACACCACCGCCAACGGATTGCCCTTGAGCGCGATACGGCTGAAGACATCTACTTGCTTGAAATCGAATGAGCTCATTGCCTGCCTTGGTCTTGAGGAAGTCGAAGAGGTTTACTTGGGGATTTCCAGCCCGCGCATCACCGCCGGTCGCGCCAGGAAGCGCTCCAGGACCCGGGTGACATTCGGGAAGTCCTTGATGCCCACCAGATCCCCCGCTTCATAGAAGCCGATCAGGTTACGCACCCACGGAAAGGTCGCAATGTCGGCGATGGTGTAGCGTTCGCCCATGATCCAGTCGCGTCCTTGCAGGCGCTCATCAAGCACCTTCAACAGGCGTTTACTTTCCTCGACGTAACGATCACGCGGACGCTTGTCCTCGTAGTCCTTGCCGGCGAATTTGTTGAAGAAACCGAGCTGACCGAACATCGGCCCGATGCCGCCCATCTGAAACATCAGCCACTGGATCGTCTCGTACCGCGCCGCCGATTCCTGCGCCAGCAGTTGCCCGCTCTTGTCGGCGAGATAAATCAGAATGGCGCCGGACTCGAACAACGGCAGGGGTTTGTCCCCCGGACCGTGGGGATCGAGGATCGCCGGGATCTTGTTGTTGGGGTTCAGCGACAGGAATTCGGGGGACATCTGGTCGTTGGTGTCAAAGCCCACGCGATGCGGCTCGTAGGGCAGGCCGATCTCTTCGAGCATGATCGAGACCTTGACGCCATTGGGGGTCGGCAGGGAATAAAGCTGAATCCAATCGGGATACTGGGCCGGCCATTTTCGGGTGATGGGGAACGCGGACAGATCGGTCATGGGGAGCCTCCATCGGCAAAGAAAGCGTTGAGCATAATCCAGGTTGATCGCCTGTCGGTTGCGATCTTTCGACCTTATCAATACGGCTGATGAACAAGATCGAAAGATTGCGGCTTTAATGTCGACGCGCCCCCTGTACTGTGTCCATAAATCCGCAACATCTTGTCGATAACCTATCCTGCAAGCCGTTCGAGGTTACCGGTACATTGCTGCGCACCCGCCGGAAACGAACCAAACAGGCTTCAGAGGACTCTGAGCATTGCCTTTTCGGAAACGGGACCGGCTCGACGACAGGGAACACACCCGATGCTGGCAGCTCGTGTGCAAGGGTTTGTCAGCCTTAACCGAACGCGCTGAAGATCACCTATTCAAATGATGAACCCTTTGAAATTCGCTGGCCGCTTCAAGCAATGCGCCTATGTCGTCCTGACTGCGGTGCTGGCGTCGGGCGTGTTGTTTTTTGCACTGGAGTCCAGTGAAAGCCGTGCGCAACCGGCGGCTGACGGCACCCAGACCCTGGTCTTCCTGCGCCATGCGGAAAAACCCGAAGGTGGTCTCGGCCAGCTCAACTGTCAGGGCCTGAACCGCGCAATCAATCTGGCTACCCTGCTGCCGGAAAAATTCGGCAAGGCCAATTACGTGTTTGCCGCCAACCCGACCCGCAATGTCGAGGAAGGCGAACAGGACAACTCCTACAGCTACATCCGCCCACTGATGACCATCAGCCCCAGCGCCATCAAGCTCGGTTTGCCGGTGAACATCAATTTTTCGGCCAACGACGTTAGCGATCTGGCGGATGAATTGCTCCACGACAAGTACCACAACTCGGTGATCTACACGGCCTGGTCCCACGGCTACCTGCCCGAGCTGATCAACAAGGTCGCGGAGGAAGCCGTCGGCAAGAAACAGACAATCACCGAAGACTGGGAGTCCAGCGACTATGACTCGCTGGTGGTGCTTACGCTGACCTGGCACAACGGCAAGGCCAGTTTGCAGAGCCACAACTACAAGCAAGGTCTGGATAACGGGCCGACGTCGTGTCCGACCTGAGCTGATCGAGGTTTAAAGCGTCTGCCAGGGCAAAACCACCCAATTACTTTCGGTTGATAAGCCGCGCTCGAAGGTACTCAAGCACCGCGCACCGCTCCCCTGCAAACTCGATCCGCGCGCCCTTCTTCTCCCGCTGAAACGCATACATCGGGTCGTAATACTCACGGAGCAACCCTTCAATCCAGCCCCGGTGCAAATCCACCGCCCCGCTGCTCGCCTGCTCCGCCAGCGCGTCTTCCATCAGGATCAACATCCGCCGATGCCGTTCACCGCCCAGACGCTTCTGGACGTTGTTCAGGCTTTCCAGCAATCGCTCGGAAAACAGCGCAAAACCTTCCTCGCCGTGTACCGCGACGAACTCGGCACACAAGTCCACGACGTAATCGCGCAAGATCCGTTCGACCCGCCCTTCCAGACTGTCTTCCAGCCAGACCATCGGATACTGCTGCATGCTCTGGTAGAGCGGTAACGGCAAGGCGCAACTGCCAATCGCGCGGCTCTCGTCTTCCAGCACAAACTGCTCGATGCCGTGGGCGCGCTTTTTCAGCACGTCCACTGCCAGGCGGTTTTCAAAGTCGATATTGGACGGTTGGCCGGTGGCGCGTTTACCAAAACTGGAGCCGCGATGATTGGCGTGGCCTTCAAGGTCCAGCGCATTGTTCAACTGCCAAAGCACCTCGGTCTTGCCCGTGCCGGTCATGCCGCCCAGCAACACGAAATCGCACTGGGCCACGGCCTGCTCGACCGTGTCGAGCAAGAAGGTGCGCATCGCTTTGTAGCCGCCACCCACTCGCGGATAATCGATCCCGGCTTCGTCCTTGAGCCACTGCTGGGCAATCTGCGAACGCAAGCCGCCGCGAAAACAATACAAATAGCCTTCTGGATGCGCCCGGGCAAAATCGGCCCAGGCCTCGATGCGTTCTGCCTTGATCTGGCCAGACACCAACTGATGCCCCAGCGTAATTGCCGCTTGCTGGCCGTGTTGCTTGTAGCAGGTGCCGACCCGTTGGCGCTCGTTGTCGTTCATCAGCGGCAAATTGACGACACCGGGGAACGATCCCTTGAAAAACTCGACCGGCGCACGAACATCCATCAGCGGTCGGTCGTTGAGGAAGATTTCGCGGTAGTCGGTGAAGTCGTTCGACATCAAATCACCTCGACCGCGTGGGTCTGTCGCTCAACCAATTCACCGATTGGCTCAAGTATCAGACCCAATTCGGCGGCCACTTTGAGGAATTGCTCGTTGCCTTCGGGCGTGACAGCAACCAGTAGGCCACCGCTGGTCTGCGGATCACACAGCACCCGTTTGTGCAGCTCCTGCAGACGCCCGAGCTTGCTGGCGTAGCTGTCGAAGTTACGTAGCGTGCCGCCCGGCACACAGCCCTGCTCAAGGTAATACTCGACGCCCGGCAGACGTGGCACACGCTCATATTCAATGCGCGCGGTCAGATGGCTGCCGTCAGCCATTTCCACCAGATGCCCGAGCAAACCAAAACCGGTGACATCAGTCATCGCAGTCACGCCATCAAGCTTGCCGAAACGGCTGCCAGGCTTGTTCAGGGTGCACATCCAGTCGCGGGCCAGGCCGATGTCGGCATGCCGCAACTTGCCCTTTTTCTCGGCGGTGGTGAGGATGCCGATGCCCAGCGGTTTGGTGAGGTAAAGCAGGCAACCGGCGGTGGCGGTGTCGTTGCGTTTCATGTGGCGTTTTTGCACCAGGCCGGTCACGGCGAGGCCGAAGATCGGTTCCGGCGCGTCGATGGAATGCCCGCCGGCCAATGGAATGCCAGCCTCGTCGCATATTGAGCGCCCGCCGCGAATCACTTCACGCGCGATCTCCGGCGCCAGCTTATCGACCGGCCAGCCCAGGATCGCAATCGCCATCAGCGGATCGCCGCCCATGGCGTAGATATCGCTGATGGCGTTGGTCGCCGCGATGCGACCGAAATCGAACGGGTCATCGACGATCGGCATGAAGAAGTCGGTAGTGGAGACTACGCCACGTTCTTCATCGATGGCATACACCGCGGCGTCATCGCGCGAGGCGTTGCCGACCCAGAGGTTCGGGTCAAGGTTCTGCGCCCCGCTGCCCGCCAGAATCACCTCCAGCACCTGTGGTGAAATCTTGCAGCCACACCCTGCGCCGTGGCTGTACTGGGTCAGACGAATCGGTTCACTCATGGGGCAATACCTCTGAAGTCAATGCGATCGAGTCTAGCACTGACGACCCATGCAAATCGTAACGCTCCCTGTGTAGGAGCTGTCGAGTGCATTGGCGCCTGAACCTGATCGAAGTGACAGTTAAATGCCTTATTTCCCTGTCTTTTCCATGCCTTGAGCAAAACTGGTATGCGTTGTGCAAACGTTTGCGAACAGCCAATACCGGCATGTTCGCAACCAAACCGCACCCAGCCCGCAGAACCGGGCTTTCGATCCGCACGAAAAGGGACTTTTAATGCACCGCATGTCCAGCCGCGCGACTTGCTCGCGCACTGTTGCTGTTTCCTTGCTGCTGGCCAGCGTTACAGGACTACTCAGCAGCACCGTTTTGGCGCAACCCGCCGCCACCGAAGAATCTGCCCAGGGCGAAACCCTCAGCGTCGAAGCCAGCCCCCCGAAAAAAGGCGTGTACCTATCGGACTGGTTCAACCAGGACCTGACCGTCATCGGTAGCAAAGACATCAGCTTCGGTCCGCAGCCGGCCGACGATATTTACCTGGAATATGAATACTTCGGGCGCAAAGGACCGTTCGAGTTGTACGGCTACATCGACATCCCGAAAATCTTCGACATCGGCAACAGCCATGACAAAGGCGTCTGGGACCACGGCTCACCGGTGTTCATGGAACACGAACCGCGCATCTCCATCGACTACCTGGCCGGACGCAGCCTGGCGGTCGGGCCGTTCAAGGAATGGTACGTCGCGTTCGACTGGATCTACGACCATGGCAGCAACACCGCCAACCGCGCCAATACGCTTTACAGCGGCTTGGGCACCGACATCGACACCCATTCGCGGGTCAACCTGTCGGCCAACTTCTACGGGCGTTACCAATGGGAAAACTACGGCGCCAGCAATGAATACTCGTGGGACGGCTACCGCGCCCAGCTCAAATACATCGTGCCGATCAGCAGCTTCGAAAACGGCGCGTCGCTGACGTACATCGGTTTCACCAACTTCGATTTCGGCTCGGACCTGCACAAGGACAACCCGGCCCGTACCGCGAACGCCACTGTCGCCACCAACGTCTTGCTGTATTCGTTCACCCATTTACGTTTCACCCTGGTCGGCCGTTATTTCCATAACGGCGGCAATTGGGAGGATGGCAGCGAGTTGAATTTCGGCGACGGCGACTTCCGCGCCCGGTCCAACGGCTGGGGTTATTACGCCGGCATCGGTTATCAGTTCTGAGGCTTGTTTGAATCTGGAGGTTTTATGAATGCAATGACGCGTCTTTCCCTGGCCTGTGCCGCCCTGCTCTCTTCCACGGCCTGGGCGAGTGAAACACCGATCCAGCCGAAAGTGCTGCTGATCACCATGTTCGCCCCCGAGGCGCAACACTGGATCGATCGTCTGGAACTCAGGCAGGAAGTTCGAGTGCCAGGCCTGTCCGCCGAGTACCCGACGATTCGCTGCAACACGCAACAGGTGTGCCTGATGGTCACCGGCATGGGCCAGACCAACGCCGCCGCGTCGACACTGGCCTTGGCCCTGTCGCCGAAATTCGACCTGCGTAAAAGCTATTTCCTGATCGCCGGGATTGCCGGCATCAGCCCCAAGCACGGAACCATCGGCACCGCCGCGTGGGCGCACTATCTGGTGGAGTTCGGCACCCAGTGGGAAGTGGATTCGCGAGACGCGCCGAAAGACTGGCCGACCGGGTATATCGGCATCAACACCAAAGGCCCGAACGAAAAACCGCCGCTGGACTACAAGACCGAAGTCTTCGAGCTCAATCCGAAATTGCAGGCCAAGGCGTTCGCCCTGTCGCACAACGTCCAGTTGAGCGAGAGTAAAGAGTCGGCCACCTGGCGCATGAAGTATCCGTCGCCCCCAGCCAATCAACCGCCGGTGGTGACGCAATGCGACACGCTGGCGGGCAACACCTGGTTTTCCGGGACACGCTTGAGCGAGCGCGCCGAAGTCTGGACCCGGTTGCTGACGGACAATAAAGGCGAATACTGCACGACGCAGCAGGAAGACAGTTCCACGTATGAAGCGCTGTTGCGGGCCAGTCGCGAGGGGCTGGTGGACGTCCAGCGTCTGGCGGTGGTGCGCGCCGGCTCCGATTTCGATCGACCGGCACCGGGCCAGAGCGAAGTGGATAACCTGCTCAAGTACGCCGATCAGGGCGGATTCGTGCCGGCGCTGGAGAACCTGTACCGGACCGGGAATCCGTTGGTGCAGGAGATTTTGAATAATTGGTCGGCGTGGGAGAACGGTGTTCCCGACGCTTGATCTCACAACACAGATCCCCCTGTGGGAGCGAGCAGGCTCACTCCCACATTTTGATTGGGTCAGGGCAAGAGAATCACTTTGTCGCCACTGCCCTGGTTCACTTCGGCATACCGATCCAGCCCTTGTGCCAACGGCGATTCAAGCAGGCCCTCGGGCAACGGCAGCAACCCCTGATCAAAGAATTTGCCGAACTGATCCAGCATCGCCGCACACGCCTGGACGCCATACAGCAACGAATTGATCCCCACCACCGAACCGCCCTTGCGATACAGCGCCAACGCTGGCAGCTGCACCATGCCGTCCACCGGCGCGGCGATGATTGCGATGCGCCCGAACGCGGCCAGCGCCGGGACCGAGGCCGGCAGCCAGAAGCCCGTGGTGTCGAAAATCACGTCGGCACCGCCGGTATACACGGCGTTGACCTGCGCCCCCAACTCTTCGGGCTTATCCAGTTGCAACGTCTGATAACCCTGCGCCTGCAAATCCTTTACCTGCTCGGGGCGCCGCGCCGCTGCCAGCACCTGGGCGCCACGCACCTTGGCCAGCGCCAGCGCGGCACTGCCCACCGCCCCGCCACCGATCACCAATAGCCGCGTTTGCGCCGTTACCAGACTGCGCTCCAATGCATCCCACGCCGTGGTGTAGGGCACACCGAGGCTGGCGGCCTGGGCGAAGCTCAGATGAGTGGGTTTGAGCGCCACGCCATTGGCCGGCAGCTTGACGAACTGCGCATGCGACCCGTCGGCAAAAAAACCCAGCTCGCGACCGGTGCCCCAGACCTCTTGACCGATCAGCCCCTCGGGCCCTTCAACCACCACACCGGCGAAATCGCGCCCGGGAATGCGCGGCAAGGTGGTATAGGGGAAACGCCCGAGCACGTTCTTCACGTCGCTGGGATTCAGGCCAGCGGCCTTGATCTGGACCAGCACTTCATCGGCGCCGGGAACGGGGGTTGGAACATCGACATAGCGCAAGGCCGAGAGATCGCCGGTCTTGTCGAATTGCAGTGCTTTCATGGGAGTGTCCATCGCATCAAGGAAGGGGTTCAGGAGATCCAGCCGCTGACCAGTTGCCGGCCCATGGGCCACAACTTCTCACCGGCGAGCATGCCCAGCAGGCCCACCAGCGCAATGGCCGGTGGTGCGGGAGAACGAAAATCCAGGGCGCCGTACACCAGGCCGACGCCCAGACCGATGACCAGCGAGATGAGGTAGCTCATGGCAGACTCCGAGGGCAAAAAAGGTATGCCTGAAGTCTAGAGCGAGGTGACGGCGGGCATCGGCCAAGTGCTTCTGAATATCGGCCAAAACATCTTCACGCCTGACGTTGACTCGCCGAAAACTGCGAAGGCACGACACCCAGTTCCCGGCGGAACATGTCGCTGAAGCTGCTCGGTGAATAGCCCAGTTCCCGGGCAATCGTGCTGACCGGCACGCCCTGGATCAATTCTGCCGCTGCCGTCGCCAGTTGCACCTGCCGCCGCCATTCAGCGAAGCCCATGCCCAGGCCATCCTTGAACAGCCGCGCGAGGGTACGCACGCTGGCCCCGGCATTTTCCGCGTGCTGTTCGAAGGGGATGTCCAGCGAGGGCGCGGCCATGACCGCCTGACACAGGTTCATCAACCGTCGCTCGGACTCACCCGGCAAGGGGATTTTCAGCCGCGAACGCCTGGCCCGTCTAAGCTCCAGCAGTGCCAGGCCGACCAGCGCTTCGTAATACTCGGGTGCGCCATCATCGCCCTGCTCCACCAGCCCGACGATCAGCTCCCGCAGCAGGCCGCCGAC
This genomic window contains:
- a CDS encoding PhzF family phenazine biosynthesis protein encodes the protein MSSFDFKQVDVFSRIALKGNPLAVVFGADELSDERMAAFASWTNLSETTFILEPRDPRADYRVRIFTTLSELPFAGHPTLGTCHAWLEAGGIPKGEEVIQECGVGLVRIRRQGAELAFLAPPLIRTGPVEADVVERVRRGLRLEPGVIVRAQWVDNGAGWLAVMVEDRQQVLDLQPDHSQMLGLAVGVIAPWNPERDGDDAQFEVRAFISGDGMPEDPATGSLNAGIAQWLLAEGLAPASYVVSQGLTMGRAGRIQVEQVGDEIWIGGSVVTCISGTLKL
- a CDS encoding glutathione binding-like protein — its product is MTDLSAFPITRKWPAQYPDWIQLYSLPTPNGVKVSIMLEEIGLPYEPHRVGFDTNDQMSPEFLSLNPNNKIPAILDPHGPGDKPLPLFESGAILIYLADKSGQLLAQESAARYETIQWLMFQMGGIGPMFGQLGFFNKFAGKDYEDKRPRDRYVEESKRLLKVLDERLQGRDWIMGERYTIADIATFPWVRNLIGFYEAGDLVGIKDFPNVTRVLERFLARPAVMRGLEIPK
- a CDS encoding histidine phosphatase family protein, which produces MMNPLKFAGRFKQCAYVVLTAVLASGVLFFALESSESRAQPAADGTQTLVFLRHAEKPEGGLGQLNCQGLNRAINLATLLPEKFGKANYVFAANPTRNVEEGEQDNSYSYIRPLMTISPSAIKLGLPVNINFSANDVSDLADELLHDKYHNSVIYTAWSHGYLPELINKVAEEAVGKKQTITEDWESSDYDSLVVLTLTWHNGKASLQSHNYKQGLDNGPTSCPT
- the mnmH gene encoding tRNA 2-selenouridine(34) synthase MnmH, whose amino-acid sequence is MSNDFTDYREIFLNDRPLMDVRAPVEFFKGSFPGVVNLPLMNDNERQRVGTCYKQHGQQAAITLGHQLVSGQIKAERIEAWADFARAHPEGYLYCFRGGLRSQIAQQWLKDEAGIDYPRVGGGYKAMRTFLLDTVEQAVAQCDFVLLGGMTGTGKTEVLWQLNNALDLEGHANHRGSSFGKRATGQPSNIDFENRLAVDVLKKRAHGIEQFVLEDESRAIGSCALPLPLYQSMQQYPMVWLEDSLEGRVERILRDYVVDLCAEFVAVHGEEGFALFSERLLESLNNVQKRLGGERHRRMLILMEDALAEQASSGAVDLHRGWIEGLLREYYDPMYAFQREKKGARIEFAGERCAVLEYLRARLINRK
- the selD gene encoding selenide, water dikinase SelD, coding for MSEPIRLTQYSHGAGCGCKISPQVLEVILAGSGAQNLDPNLWVGNASRDDAAVYAIDEERGVVSTTDFFMPIVDDPFDFGRIAATNAISDIYAMGGDPLMAIAILGWPVDKLAPEIAREVIRGGRSICDEAGIPLAGGHSIDAPEPIFGLAVTGLVQKRHMKRNDTATAGCLLYLTKPLGIGILTTAEKKGKLRHADIGLARDWMCTLNKPGSRFGKLDGVTAMTDVTGFGLLGHLVEMADGSHLTARIEYERVPRLPGVEYYLEQGCVPGGTLRNFDSYASKLGRLQELHKRVLCDPQTSGGLLVAVTPEGNEQFLKVAAELGLILEPIGELVERQTHAVEVI
- a CDS encoding nucleoside-specific channel-forming protein Tsx; protein product: MHRMSSRATCSRTVAVSLLLASVTGLLSSTVLAQPAATEESAQGETLSVEASPPKKGVYLSDWFNQDLTVIGSKDISFGPQPADDIYLEYEYFGRKGPFELYGYIDIPKIFDIGNSHDKGVWDHGSPVFMEHEPRISIDYLAGRSLAVGPFKEWYVAFDWIYDHGSNTANRANTLYSGLGTDIDTHSRVNLSANFYGRYQWENYGASNEYSWDGYRAQLKYIVPISSFENGASLTYIGFTNFDFGSDLHKDNPARTANATVATNVLLYSFTHLRFTLVGRYFHNGGNWEDGSELNFGDGDFRARSNGWGYYAGIGYQF
- a CDS encoding purine-nucleoside phosphorylase gives rise to the protein MNAMTRLSLACAALLSSTAWASETPIQPKVLLITMFAPEAQHWIDRLELRQEVRVPGLSAEYPTIRCNTQQVCLMVTGMGQTNAAASTLALALSPKFDLRKSYFLIAGIAGISPKHGTIGTAAWAHYLVEFGTQWEVDSRDAPKDWPTGYIGINTKGPNEKPPLDYKTEVFELNPKLQAKAFALSHNVQLSESKESATWRMKYPSPPANQPPVVTQCDTLAGNTWFSGTRLSERAEVWTRLLTDNKGEYCTTQQEDSSTYEALLRASREGLVDVQRLAVVRAGSDFDRPAPGQSEVDNLLKYADQGGFVPALENLYRTGNPLVQEILNNWSAWENGVPDA
- a CDS encoding quinone oxidoreductase family protein; translation: MKALQFDKTGDLSALRYVDVPTPVPGADEVLVQIKAAGLNPSDVKNVLGRFPYTTLPRIPGRDFAGVVVEGPEGLIGQEVWGTGRELGFFADGSHAQFVKLPANGVALKPTHLSFAQAASLGVPYTTAWDALERSLVTAQTRLLVIGGGAVGSAALALAKVRGAQVLAAARRPEQVKDLQAQGYQTLQLDKPEELGAQVNAVYTGGADVIFDTTGFWLPASVPALAAFGRIAIIAAPVDGMVQLPALALYRKGGSVVGINSLLYGVQACAAMLDQFGKFFDQGLLPLPEGLLESPLAQGLDRYAEVNQGSGDKVILLP
- a CDS encoding DUF1427 family protein — protein: MSYLISLVIGLGVGLVYGALDFRSPAPPAIALVGLLGMLAGEKLWPMGRQLVSGWIS
- a CDS encoding AraC family transcriptional regulator — protein: MALAAPPDLSDTDVPVQPLARTYPRGLYIEPHQHDWGQLLYAMSGVMWVETPHEALVVPPQRAVWLPPGVPHGIRVVSDLQMRNIYLRPSLAATLDDSVQVIEVGGLLRELIVGLVEQGDDGAPEYYEALVGLALLELRRARRSRLKIPLPGESERRLMNLCQAVMAAPSLDIPFEQHAENAGASVRTLARLFKDGLGMGFAEWRRQVQLATAAAELIQGVPVSTIARELGYSPSSFSDMFRRELGVVPSQFSASQRQA